In Paenibacillus sp. G2S3, a single window of DNA contains:
- a CDS encoding HU family DNA-binding protein: MNKTDLVNNISEKNGLAKKDVEAVLNGFLGEITEALAKGDKVQLIGFGTFETRKRAGRTGRNPQTGTTIEIPESTVPAFKAGNKLKEAVN; this comes from the coding sequence ATGAACAAGACAGATTTGGTAAACAACATTTCCGAGAAAAACGGATTGGCAAAAAAAGATGTAGAAGCAGTATTGAACGGGTTCTTGGGTGAGATTACAGAAGCTTTGGCAAAAGGTGATAAAGTCCAACTGATCGGTTTCGGAACTTTTGAAACTCGCAAACGTGCAGGACGCACTGGTCGCAACCCGCAAACGGGCACAACGATTGAAATTCCAGAATCGACTGTACCGGCTTTCAAAGCTGGTAACAAGCTTAAAGAAGCCGTTAACTAA
- the yabP gene encoding sporulation protein YabP — protein sequence MIEPGKVNKQHDLHMRSRKQLELTGVQNVESFDSEEFLLRTELGHLTIRGNHLHIKNLSLENGMLSLEGNVHSLIYLDPGSQGKNKGLLGKLFK from the coding sequence ATGATCGAGCCAGGAAAGGTAAATAAACAGCATGATCTGCACATGCGCAGTCGTAAGCAGCTAGAGTTGACGGGCGTGCAAAATGTGGAGAGCTTCGACAGCGAGGAATTTTTGCTTCGTACAGAACTCGGCCATCTCACCATTCGCGGGAATCATTTACATATTAAAAATTTAAGTCTGGAGAACGGAATGTTGTCTTTAGAGGGCAATGTACATTCCCTGATTTATCTCGATCCCGGATCGCAGGGCAAAAACAAAGGTCTACTCGGTAAGCTATTTAAATGA
- a CDS encoding serine/threonine protein kinase, producing MSSNPSYPTGTLITGKWRGNRYVVERMLGRGANGTVYLVQREGRREWYALKIGYDTLELQSEINVLTSLQSRRKRNEHRARRESPLSSYFLESDDFANGNNVPFYVMRYVEGKPLHHFLSKNGPEWLGLVGLGLLDKLRTLHECGFVFGDLKPENVMVSNYGEVELIDFGGASPKGRSVKQFTEWHDRGFWNAGSRTSDEGYDLFAFAVLCLRLLNEEGLKKAALQLPQTRSVDELFKLARNLPDKKLSSWICLALKGGFTGSADATELWRNHIYNSRRKRPDSMDTPRWLKNAFALSLFVLAFTIYWVFRF from the coding sequence ATGTCGTCTAATCCGTCCTATCCTACTGGCACCTTAATTACCGGCAAATGGCGTGGAAACCGTTATGTCGTGGAGCGGATGCTGGGAAGGGGCGCGAACGGAACCGTATATCTTGTGCAAAGAGAAGGCAGACGGGAATGGTACGCGCTAAAAATCGGATACGATACACTTGAGCTTCAATCGGAGATCAATGTACTGACGTCGCTGCAATCGCGTCGAAAGCGCAATGAACACCGTGCTCGTCGTGAATCTCCATTATCTTCTTATTTTTTGGAATCGGATGATTTTGCGAATGGAAATAACGTACCCTTTTATGTCATGCGGTATGTTGAAGGCAAGCCTCTGCATCATTTTCTATCGAAGAATGGACCGGAATGGTTAGGCTTGGTGGGGCTTGGCTTACTCGATAAGCTGCGCACATTGCATGAATGCGGATTTGTGTTTGGGGATTTAAAGCCGGAGAATGTAATGGTGTCCAATTACGGTGAAGTGGAGCTGATCGATTTTGGAGGCGCAAGCCCTAAAGGCCGCAGTGTGAAGCAGTTTACCGAATGGCATGATCGTGGCTTTTGGAATGCAGGCAGCCGCACGAGTGATGAGGGGTATGATCTCTTCGCTTTTGCTGTGCTATGTCTTCGTCTTCTCAATGAAGAGGGACTCAAGAAAGCTGCGTTGCAGCTGCCGCAGACAAGAAGTGTAGATGAGCTTTTTAAGCTGGCTAGAAATCTACCCGACAAGAAACTATCCTCTTGGATTTGTTTGGCGTTAAAAGGAGGTTTCACCGGTTCCGCAGATGCTACAGAGCTCTGGCGAAATCATATTTACAATTCGCGTAGAAAGCGACCTGACAGTATGGACACACCTCGCTGGCTCAAGAATGCTTTTGCATTATCCTTGTTCGTGCTTGCCTTTACGATTTATTGGGTATTTCGGTTTTGA
- a CDS encoding RNA-binding S4 domain-containing protein, translated as MRLDKFLKVSRLIKRRTVAKDVSEQGRVLINGRESKPSSAVKIGDEITVQFGQKLVTVKVEKLVETTRKDEAAGMYTLVREEPVAKSSGLDW; from the coding sequence ATGCGTCTTGACAAATTCCTGAAAGTTTCCCGTTTGATTAAGCGCCGTACAGTGGCCAAGGATGTGTCCGAACAAGGTCGGGTGCTGATTAACGGGCGGGAATCTAAACCTAGTAGTGCAGTTAAGATCGGTGACGAGATTACTGTACAATTTGGACAAAAGCTTGTAACGGTCAAAGTAGAAAAGCTGGTCGAAACGACTCGCAAGGACGAGGCCGCTGGTATGTATACTCTAGTTCGGGAAGAGCCTGTTGCCAAAAGCAGCGGACTGGACTGGTAA
- the tilS gene encoding tRNA lysidine(34) synthetase TilS, with the protein MEQMNGLVESVLESAAEHELWAPHDTIVVAVSGGPDSVALLHVLHEIALNVMPLTLICAHVNHGFRPESKEEAELVRGMAEQLGLPFELAEFDIPSLTKESGLGPEGTAREKRYEFLIDTAHRYGARSVALAHHADDQAETVIMRLLRGSGLSGLSGIKWKRTEKKVELIRPFLRINKTALLGLCQNEGFTYAEDATNLLTKYKRNAVRLEVLPFLERYNGRVRQSLVQLAEIAGAEDEYMEASAVKCFEELVSEGEGKYTFNRASFAAIPSALQRRLIKLILNYLSADLSALDFSKIESVRRGTLQSYPTTWSLDLGGGLTCVRQYDIILFSSKPAQQQASYTYRLFLPDSELKLEEIGKVMSMAVLERENFFVQGEDYGKMSAWFDRDELVFPLTIRSRLPGDTIRIMGLNGSKKVKDIYIDDKIPASERSMIPLVCDGLGNIVWIPGVRRSMHAAVGRQTTKVLLLSLAELEDREET; encoded by the coding sequence ATGGAGCAAATGAATGGACTGGTGGAGTCAGTATTGGAGTCAGCAGCCGAGCATGAGCTGTGGGCACCCCATGACACCATTGTAGTCGCAGTTTCCGGCGGCCCGGATTCTGTGGCTCTTTTGCATGTTTTGCATGAAATAGCTTTAAACGTTATGCCGCTTACCTTAATATGTGCTCATGTGAATCACGGATTTAGACCGGAATCTAAGGAAGAGGCAGAGCTAGTACGTGGTATGGCTGAACAATTGGGACTGCCCTTTGAGTTAGCCGAATTCGATATTCCCTCTTTGACCAAAGAGAGTGGACTCGGTCCTGAAGGGACAGCACGTGAGAAGCGATATGAATTTCTGATTGATACCGCACACCGGTATGGGGCGCGTTCCGTTGCTCTGGCTCATCATGCGGATGATCAGGCAGAGACGGTGATTATGCGTTTATTGCGAGGAAGCGGTTTATCGGGACTGTCTGGTATCAAGTGGAAAAGAACAGAAAAAAAGGTGGAACTCATTCGTCCTTTCCTACGTATTAACAAAACGGCTCTTCTTGGGTTATGTCAGAATGAAGGTTTCACCTATGCCGAGGATGCCACTAATCTACTGACGAAGTACAAGCGGAATGCTGTTCGATTGGAAGTTCTTCCTTTTCTTGAAAGGTATAATGGCAGAGTGAGGCAGTCACTTGTGCAGCTTGCGGAAATTGCGGGGGCTGAGGATGAATATATGGAGGCATCTGCGGTAAAATGCTTTGAAGAGCTGGTTTCGGAAGGGGAAGGGAAATATACCTTTAACAGAGCTTCATTTGCGGCCATACCCTCCGCTTTACAACGGCGTTTGATTAAACTAATATTAAATTATCTGTCGGCGGATCTATCTGCCCTTGATTTCTCCAAGATTGAATCTGTACGTCGGGGAACGCTGCAGAGCTATCCTACCACCTGGAGTTTGGATTTAGGTGGAGGCCTGACTTGTGTGCGGCAATATGATATCATCTTGTTCTCGTCCAAGCCCGCGCAGCAACAGGCAAGCTATACATATCGTCTGTTTTTACCGGACTCCGAGCTTAAGCTGGAGGAAATAGGTAAGGTGATGTCGATGGCGGTGCTGGAGAGAGAAAACTTTTTTGTACAGGGGGAGGATTATGGGAAGATGTCGGCTTGGTTTGACCGTGATGAACTGGTCTTCCCACTGACGATTCGTTCCCGATTGCCTGGAGATACCATAAGAATCATGGGATTAAACGGAAGCAAAAAGGTAAAAGATATTTATATTGACGATAAAATACCTGCTTCTGAACGCTCTATGATCCCCCTAGTTTGTGATGGTTTGGGCAATATCGTCTGGATTCCGGGCGTAAGACGCTCGATGCATGCCGCAGTAGGGCGGCAAACGACCAAGGTACTTCTACTGTCTTTGGCAGAGCTGGAGGACCGAGAAGAAACGTAA
- a CDS encoding S1 domain-containing RNA-binding protein, with product MAIEVGTKLEGKVTGITHFGAFVDLSGGVTGLVHISEIADNYVKDVNDHLKISDVVTVKVINVDKDGKIGLSIKQAVDKPASEVRPPRAPRPERPSGGDRFGGGGGSGGGGGGFNRERGGRPFKPAAGKPSFEDKMSRFLKDSEERISSIKKNTEGKRGGRGAKRV from the coding sequence ATGGCAATTGAAGTGGGCACCAAGTTAGAAGGCAAAGTGACAGGCATCACGCATTTCGGAGCATTTGTGGATCTGTCAGGAGGTGTCACAGGTCTCGTTCACATCTCGGAAATCGCCGATAATTATGTCAAGGATGTTAACGATCATCTGAAGATTAGTGATGTAGTAACAGTCAAGGTGATCAACGTCGATAAGGACGGCAAGATCGGACTTTCCATTAAGCAGGCTGTTGACAAGCCGGCATCGGAAGTACGTCCGCCTAGAGCTCCAAGACCAGAACGTCCTAGCGGCGGAGACCGTTTCGGCGGTGGAGGCGGCAGTGGTGGAGGCGGCGGTGGATTCAATCGTGAACGGGGTGGGCGTCCATTTAAGCCTGCAGCCGGTAAACCTTCATTCGAGGATAAAATGTCGCGATTCCTGAAAGACAGCGAAGAACGGATATCTTCGATTAAGAAGAACACAGAAGGAAAGCGCGGAGGCCGTGGAGCTAAACGCGTATAA
- the yabQ gene encoding spore cortex biosynthesis protein YabQ has protein sequence MNPAVQWVTLFYMIMAGLAMGLAYDSYRVLSLKFNFPKWLNAMLDLLYWIWAALLVFRMLYAGNQGQLRFYVFLGLFLGVWIYFLIFSVTVRRFVLMLIQSVQYMCRLLWRLVEILIGTPLLWLWRFILGLLKLLGRILWFILKLLLRLSKPIWVLPVRWISPRLSRLTHSAWIVKLTEWITKWRKR, from the coding sequence ATGAACCCTGCAGTTCAGTGGGTGACGCTGTTCTACATGATCATGGCCGGATTGGCAATGGGACTGGCCTATGACAGCTACCGGGTGCTGTCGCTGAAGTTCAATTTTCCCAAATGGCTGAATGCCATGCTAGATCTGCTGTATTGGATTTGGGCTGCGTTGCTCGTTTTTCGTATGCTTTATGCCGGAAATCAAGGACAATTGCGGTTTTATGTCTTTCTAGGTTTGTTTCTAGGAGTATGGATCTATTTTTTAATCTTCAGTGTTACCGTGAGGCGTTTTGTGTTAATGTTAATTCAATCGGTTCAGTATATGTGCAGGTTGCTATGGAGACTTGTGGAGATCTTGATAGGTACACCTCTTCTCTGGCTTTGGCGCTTTATTTTAGGACTGCTAAAGCTGCTAGGTCGTATTCTATGGTTCATCCTTAAGCTTCTGCTGCGTCTGTCGAAACCAATTTGGGTATTACCTGTAAGGTGGATCTCTCCACGGTTATCGCGGCTGACACATAGCGCATGGATTGTGAAGCTCACTGAATGGATTACCAAATGGCGGAAACGCTGA
- the hpt gene encoding hypoxanthine phosphoribosyltransferase codes for MQNDIQEVLITEEELQQKIKELGQTLSEEYAGRTPLVICVLKGAFIFMADLVKAITVPVEMDFMAVSSYGASTKSSGVVKIIKDLDVSVEGRDILIVEDIIDSGLTLSYLIELLRNRNAASINVVTLFDKPSGRTVNLEAKYTGFVLPDEFVVGYGLDYAERYRNLPYVGVLKPEIYSN; via the coding sequence TTGCAAAACGATATTCAAGAAGTATTGATCACCGAAGAGGAACTTCAGCAGAAAATTAAGGAGCTCGGCCAAACACTGAGCGAAGAATACGCAGGACGTACCCCTTTAGTCATTTGTGTACTAAAAGGCGCGTTTATATTTATGGCAGATCTGGTTAAAGCCATTACAGTACCTGTTGAGATGGATTTCATGGCAGTATCCAGCTATGGAGCATCCACCAAGTCCTCTGGTGTTGTCAAAATTATTAAAGATTTGGATGTATCGGTAGAAGGCCGCGATATCTTGATCGTTGAAGATATTATTGACAGTGGCCTTACACTCAGCTATTTGATTGAGCTGCTCCGCAATCGCAATGCTGCTTCTATCAATGTGGTTACCTTGTTTGATAAGCCATCAGGTCGTACGGTTAATCTTGAAGCCAAATATACAGGCTTCGTATTGCCAGACGAATTTGTAGTGGGCTACGGATTGGATTATGCCGAGCGGTATCGGAACCTCCCATATGTTGGAGTGCTGAAACCTGAGATTTATTCCAATTGA
- a CDS encoding septum formation initiator family protein: protein MNRFTAEEKSNHSKNSAAGAKRRRFMWIVFVAVFFGWAGYTYFDQGAVIADKGEQLAKKQETSEDVMASLTQLKYELSRLNDDEYIGQLARKWYNIYPQGETPIRTEQSEQ from the coding sequence ATGAACAGATTTACTGCGGAAGAGAAAAGTAATCATAGCAAAAATTCGGCCGCAGGCGCGAAGAGAAGAAGATTTATGTGGATTGTCTTTGTGGCAGTGTTTTTTGGTTGGGCGGGTTATACCTACTTCGATCAAGGCGCGGTCATTGCGGACAAGGGTGAGCAACTTGCTAAGAAACAGGAGACTAGTGAGGATGTCATGGCATCTTTAACTCAATTAAAATATGAATTATCTAGACTTAATGATGATGAGTATATTGGCCAATTAGCACGTAAATGGTACAATATCTATCCTCAAGGGGAAACTCCTATTCGAACAGAGCAATCGGAGCAATAA
- the spoIIE gene encoding stage II sporulation protein E encodes MSKSNVVNLPEWTRVGSEDKKQRQALRTRITAWGQKQRYVQLIAAKKWMLLLSFMGFLLGRAMILDELSPFAVAYFAVIVFMRRDSILPVAAAIIAGSLFTPFPGALVTTAELIIFFLVYKGLESYERIDLSYAPLMVFVSSFMVGLFQIVIGPSLSWYPLMMITLDALLGFVLTLVFIQALPLLTYKQKSRALRNEEILCLIILLASVMTGLVGWTLNGLSLEHILSRYLILLFAMAGGAPLGAAVGVVTGLILSLADISAIYQMSLLAFSGMLAGMMQGGRKGAVSIGMLLGSTILSVYFTGPGDMMASTWETCVAVVLFLITPKAMISAIAKYVPGTSDHSRSQHEYARRVRDLTAERVTQFSQVFQQLSSSFGQIPRAGEVGKSDREMEDFMSTVTEGACAGCIRRSHCWDAKFYQTYRYMTDMMTTVEECPDITAAQLPPEWSRICGKTGEVLEVMKGQYDLYQHDMRWKRQIYDSRQFVAEQLSGVSQVMEDLAREIKREGQAMYRQEAQIRETLEKLGLSIHSIEILSLDPGRVEIEVVHAYTRGFDECRKMIAPLLSDILDENIAVMSETAVHPREGLSMVTFGSAKAFEINTGVAVVSKGGDMLSGDSFSTVELGNGTFAVSISDGMGNGERARMESSAALGMLEKLLQSGMDEKLAVKSVNSILLLRSPDEFYATVDMALIDQYSAQTTFMKIASAPSFIRRGSEVIPITSSNLPIGIIKDIDVDLISMQLRAGDILIMMTDGIYDAPGYAVNKEIWMKRLIQELEGDDPQDMADSLLDKVIRYQGNEIHDDMTIVVSRVDHFHPEWSSLHMPGVGRMERPRTVS; translated from the coding sequence ATGAGTAAAAGCAACGTGGTAAATTTGCCAGAGTGGACAAGAGTGGGAAGTGAAGATAAGAAGCAGAGACAAGCCTTACGCACACGTATTACAGCTTGGGGTCAGAAGCAGCGGTATGTTCAGCTAATAGCAGCAAAGAAATGGATGCTTTTGCTCAGTTTCATGGGGTTTCTGCTGGGTAGAGCCATGATTTTGGACGAGCTATCTCCTTTTGCCGTTGCATACTTTGCCGTTATTGTGTTTATGCGTCGCGACTCTATTCTACCTGTAGCTGCAGCCATTATAGCTGGAAGTCTCTTTACTCCATTCCCTGGAGCTTTGGTTACTACTGCTGAGCTGATTATTTTCTTTCTAGTTTATAAAGGGCTGGAAAGTTATGAGCGAATAGATTTGTCCTATGCACCACTTATGGTGTTCGTGTCTTCGTTTATGGTTGGCTTGTTCCAGATCGTTATTGGACCTTCTCTTTCTTGGTATCCGCTGATGATGATAACACTAGATGCTCTACTAGGCTTTGTGCTTACATTGGTGTTCATTCAAGCACTGCCTCTACTAACCTATAAGCAAAAGAGTAGAGCGCTCAGGAATGAAGAGATTCTCTGCCTTATTATCTTACTTGCCTCAGTAATGACGGGTCTTGTAGGTTGGACCCTTAATGGTTTGTCTTTGGAGCATATATTGTCACGTTATTTAATTCTACTCTTTGCTATGGCAGGGGGTGCTCCTCTAGGGGCTGCTGTTGGGGTCGTCACCGGATTGATTCTCAGTTTGGCGGATATTAGTGCCATCTATCAGATGAGCCTGCTTGCTTTTTCCGGAATGCTAGCGGGAATGATGCAGGGGGGTCGAAAGGGTGCAGTATCTATTGGGATGTTACTAGGATCCACGATCCTTTCCGTCTATTTTACGGGTCCAGGTGATATGATGGCCTCAACATGGGAGACCTGCGTAGCGGTAGTGCTATTTCTTATAACGCCTAAGGCGATGATATCTGCCATAGCTAAATATGTTCCGGGCACGTCAGATCATAGCCGATCGCAACATGAATATGCGCGAAGGGTAAGGGATCTAACGGCAGAACGGGTGACGCAATTCTCACAGGTGTTCCAGCAGCTGTCGAGCAGCTTTGGGCAGATTCCACGCGCTGGAGAAGTAGGGAAGTCAGACCGTGAGATGGAGGATTTCATGAGTACGGTGACAGAGGGAGCCTGCGCAGGATGCATTCGACGTTCCCACTGCTGGGATGCAAAGTTCTATCAGACCTATAGATATATGACAGATATGATGACTACTGTTGAGGAGTGCCCTGATATTACAGCAGCTCAGCTACCTCCGGAATGGAGCCGGATTTGCGGTAAAACTGGTGAAGTGCTTGAAGTCATGAAAGGACAATATGATCTTTACCAACATGATATGCGATGGAAAAGACAAATATACGATAGTCGTCAATTTGTTGCCGAGCAGTTATCAGGCGTCTCACAGGTTATGGAGGACCTAGCGCGTGAAATAAAACGTGAGGGACAGGCCATGTATCGTCAGGAAGCCCAAATCCGTGAGACATTGGAGAAATTAGGGCTGTCTATCCATAGCATCGAAATCCTAAGTCTAGATCCTGGCCGTGTAGAAATAGAGGTGGTACATGCTTATACTCGTGGTTTTGATGAATGCCGTAAAATGATCGCTCCGCTACTCTCTGACATCCTGGATGAGAATATTGCTGTCATGAGCGAGACGGCAGTCCATCCTCGGGAAGGATTGTCAATGGTTACCTTCGGTTCAGCCAAGGCGTTTGAGATAAACACGGGAGTCGCTGTTGTTTCTAAAGGCGGAGATATGCTATCTGGCGACAGCTTCAGTACCGTAGAGCTTGGAAATGGCACCTTTGCAGTATCCATTAGCGATGGCATGGGAAATGGTGAACGGGCAAGGATGGAGAGCAGTGCCGCGCTTGGCATGTTAGAAAAGCTACTGCAATCCGGTATGGATGAGAAGCTGGCTGTAAAATCGGTAAACTCTATTCTCTTATTACGTTCTCCCGACGAGTTCTATGCTACCGTCGATATGGCTTTAATTGATCAGTATTCCGCACAGACAACCTTTATGAAGATTGCTTCCGCCCCGAGCTTTATCCGGAGGGGAAGTGAGGTTATTCCAATAACCTCTAGCAATCTGCCTATAGGAATCATTAAAGATATCGATGTGGATCTGATCAGCATGCAGCTTCGGGCGGGCGATATTTTGATTATGATGACCGATGGTATTTATGATGCTCCTGGATATGCCGTTAATAAGGAGATATGGATGAAACGGTTGATCCAAGAGCTCGAGGGGGATGATCCTCAAGATATGGCCGACAGCCTGTTAGATAAGGTAATCCGTTATCAGGGCAATGAGATCCATGATGACATGACGATTGTCGTCAGTCGTGTAGATCATTTCCATCCGGAATGGTCCAGCCTGCATATGCCTGGTGTCGGCCGAATGGAGCGTCCGCGTACGGTGAGTTAG
- the ftsH gene encoding ATP-dependent zinc metalloprotease FtsH, translating into MNRFIRNSGFYLILFLVVVGIVQFVSNGNEAADFPRYDELRQEIKNNNVKDLTVQFEGNAFLVTGEYRELPADTKSKSFSTYIPPTDAAINELIQASDVNGIQLTQKKMEGTSIWITFLSSIIPLVIMFILFFFLFNQAQGGGGKVMNFGKSKARLYNEEKKKISFEDVAGADEEKQELVEVVEFLKDPRKFAAVGARIPKGVLLVGPPGTGKTLLARAVAGEAGVPFFSISGSDFVEMFVGVGASRVRDLFENAKKNAPCIIFIDEIDAVGRQRGAGLGGGHDEREQTLNQLLVEMDGFGGNEGIIIVAATNRADILDPALLRPGRFDRQITVDRPDVKGREAVLKVHARNKPLTKDVRLDVVAKRTTGFTGADLENLLNEAALLAARRNRKDISMIEVDEAIDRVIVGTEKRSRVISDREKRIVAYHEAGHTIAGYFLEHADMVHKVTIIPRGRAGGYVIMLPKEDRMIVTKQELLDKVTGLLGGRVAEELFIGEIGTGAYSDFQQATRIVRAMIMEYGMSDKLGPMQFGSSQGQVFLGRDIGHEQNYSDSIAYEIDQEMQNFITSSYERCKELLLKYSKEMHLIANTLLEKETLELDQIKELIEQGFLSEDGKAEGGEGVALEVGEPVIDNIGDVRVRIQSKSEDTDSTPPNLSKEIPNKPESEGNDGSDDDNKGGGTSLT; encoded by the coding sequence ATGAATCGGTTCATCCGGAATTCTGGTTTTTATTTGATTTTATTTTTAGTCGTGGTGGGTATTGTCCAGTTTGTGAGCAATGGAAATGAAGCCGCCGATTTCCCTAGATACGACGAGTTACGGCAGGAGATCAAGAACAACAATGTGAAGGATTTGACGGTTCAGTTTGAGGGTAATGCCTTTCTAGTTACAGGCGAATATAGAGAGTTGCCTGCCGATACTAAATCGAAAAGCTTCTCCACATATATTCCTCCAACAGATGCTGCTATCAATGAACTGATTCAGGCCAGTGATGTAAATGGGATTCAGTTAACTCAGAAGAAGATGGAAGGCACTAGTATTTGGATAACATTCCTCTCTTCCATTATCCCGCTGGTTATTATGTTCATCTTGTTCTTCTTCCTGTTTAACCAGGCGCAAGGCGGCGGCGGTAAAGTAATGAATTTCGGCAAGAGCAAGGCTCGGTTATATAATGAAGAGAAGAAGAAAATCAGCTTTGAGGATGTTGCAGGGGCGGACGAAGAGAAGCAAGAGCTTGTCGAAGTCGTTGAGTTCCTGAAAGATCCGCGCAAATTTGCAGCTGTCGGTGCACGTATCCCTAAAGGCGTACTGCTTGTAGGTCCTCCGGGAACAGGTAAAACATTGCTTGCACGTGCAGTAGCAGGTGAAGCCGGTGTTCCTTTCTTCAGTATTTCCGGTTCTGACTTTGTGGAAATGTTCGTGGGTGTCGGTGCTTCTCGGGTACGTGATTTGTTCGAAAACGCCAAGAAGAACGCGCCATGTATTATCTTCATTGATGAAATTGATGCTGTGGGTCGTCAACGCGGCGCCGGACTCGGCGGCGGACATGACGAGCGTGAACAGACACTTAACCAATTGCTGGTTGAGATGGATGGATTCGGTGGTAACGAAGGCATTATTATTGTTGCGGCAACTAACCGTGCTGATATACTTGATCCTGCATTACTTCGTCCAGGACGTTTTGACCGTCAAATTACGGTTGACCGCCCTGACGTAAAAGGTCGTGAAGCAGTACTTAAGGTTCACGCTCGTAACAAGCCGCTTACGAAAGATGTAAGACTGGATGTTGTCGCTAAACGCACAACCGGATTCACAGGCGCGGATCTGGAGAATCTGTTAAACGAAGCAGCATTGCTAGCTGCACGTCGTAACCGCAAAGATATTTCCATGATTGAAGTGGATGAAGCCATTGACCGTGTTATCGTAGGTACTGAGAAACGAAGTCGTGTTATCAGTGACCGTGAGAAACGCATTGTAGCTTACCATGAAGCAGGCCATACTATAGCTGGTTATTTCCTTGAGCATGCTGATATGGTTCATAAAGTTACAATCATCCCACGCGGTCGTGCTGGCGGATATGTTATTATGCTTCCGAAGGAAGATCGGATGATCGTTACCAAGCAGGAGCTTTTGGATAAGGTTACTGGATTACTTGGTGGACGTGTTGCCGAAGAATTGTTTATTGGTGAGATCGGTACGGGCGCATACAGTGACTTCCAACAGGCTACGCGCATCGTGCGTGCCATGATCATGGAGTACGGTATGAGCGATAAGCTTGGACCTATGCAGTTCGGCTCTTCTCAAGGCCAAGTATTCTTGGGTCGTGATATTGGGCATGAACAGAATTATAGTGATTCCATTGCTTATGAGATTGATCAAGAAATGCAGAACTTTATTACTTCGAGCTACGAACGTTGTAAAGAGCTGTTGCTCAAATACTCTAAAGAAATGCATCTGATTGCCAATACGTTACTGGAGAAGGAAACACTTGAGCTTGATCAGATTAAAGAGCTGATTGAACAAGGATTCCTTTCTGAAGATGGTAAGGCTGAGGGTGGCGAAGGCGTTGCACTTGAAGTTGGCGAACCTGTCATTGATAATATCGGTGATGTGCGTGTCCGCATTCAAAGCAAGTCTGAAGATACTGATTCCACGCCTCCGAACCTATCTAAGGAAATCCCGAACAAACCTGAATCTGAAGGTAATGACGGATCTGATGATGACAATAAAGGCGGCGGAACTAGCCTTACCTAA
- a CDS encoding VWA domain-containing protein, whose protein sequence is MKQILLITDGCSNVGESPVMAAAHALQEGITVNVVGVVDYGTIGELGSREIADIAKAGGGLSRIVGTPQLAQTIQMMTRKTVVQTIQQAVNKEVKKILGEGSLEQLPPVQRSQVVTVVDELTETSPLRIALLIDASASMKPKLGAVEDAIRDLALSLEAREGKSEIAVFHFPGNNSSEDARLDLDWTKDMSGIRTLFSKLHMRGATPTGPAIFRVLEHYRYDTLDEHRGRQMDDHDEREGMIGGYVV, encoded by the coding sequence ATGAAGCAGATATTGCTCATTACTGACGGTTGTTCAAACGTAGGGGAAAGTCCGGTGATGGCGGCGGCGCATGCCCTGCAGGAGGGAATCACCGTAAATGTAGTCGGTGTGGTCGATTATGGAACGATTGGGGAGCTTGGAAGTCGGGAAATAGCTGATATTGCTAAGGCCGGTGGGGGTCTTAGCCGTATAGTTGGAACGCCGCAGCTGGCGCAGACGATCCAGATGATGACACGAAAGACCGTGGTTCAGACGATCCAGCAAGCGGTTAATAAAGAGGTAAAAAAGATATTAGGTGAAGGGTCGCTGGAGCAGCTACCACCTGTTCAACGCTCACAGGTCGTTACAGTTGTAGATGAACTAACAGAAACATCGCCGCTGCGCATTGCACTCCTTATCGATGCAAGTGCTAGTATGAAGCCTAAACTGGGTGCTGTGGAAGATGCGATTCGCGATTTAGCACTCAGTTTGGAAGCAAGGGAAGGGAAGAGTGAGATTGCTGTGTTTCATTTTCCTGGAAATAACAGCAGTGAGGATGCTAGACTTGATTTAGATTGGACTAAGGATATGTCAGGTATTCGTACGCTATTCTCCAAATTACACATGAGAGGCGCAACGCCGACGGGTCCAGCTATTTTCAGGGTGCTTGAACATTATCGTTATGATACACTGGATGAACATCGTGGACGCCAAATGGATGACCACGACGAAAGAGAAGGGATGATTGGTGGGTATGTCGTCTAA